CTTGATGGGGTCACAGCATCACGAGATCCGAAGCAGCAGCTCTTTCCGACGCGCCTACTATGTGAGGTCCTGGGGGCTGCAGAGTCGCTCCTGAATCCCAgaacccctcacccccacccccacccccccgggccCCGTCCAAATTGCTAAGTACACACCCGGCCCCTCCCCTTCTCAACGGTGGCTGAGTGGCTTCATCCGGGATCTGCTGGCGTGGAGGTTGAGTGACAGGAGGGAACACGCCCGGGAGGGGTCGTCAGTCCGGGGGCCGGGAGTTGGGGGCCTTCTCTTGGACCTCATCATACTGTGGCGGGGGAGTCAGAGGCTCGATGGACGGAGGAGGCACATTTTTGTCTGGCAGGTTGATCCTAAAGTCTTTGAGGTGAAGCTTTTCGGATTTTATCCTTCGAACTTTCAGCGGCTTCAGGCGTTTGGCCAACTTGGAGTTCTGCCTGTCGGGGGGGTTCCCCGGGCCGGTCTCCACGTCAGCCCTGGTTGTGGTGGGTCTCGTCTCATCCAGCCCCGTCAAGGACTCGTAGGAGGGGAGAGACATGCTCATCCTGGGGGTCTGGTCCGGTTCCCTCACTTCTGAGTAGTTTGTGCTCATTACTTCCTCATAGCTGGGGACATAGTACCTTGAggaggcctcctcctcctcttggctGCAACACACCAAGCACAGACACGGGAGTGTTAGCCTGCGCTCAGGTCATTTCAAATCACAAACAGATGGACTCCAAATCCCATGTTGCCACTGGGACCACGTAGGCCAGCCTTGTAAATAACAAATGTGTCCAAGAGCTGATAAGAGCT
This genomic stretch from Kogia breviceps isolate mKogBre1 chromosome 1, mKogBre1 haplotype 1, whole genome shotgun sequence harbors:
- the TMEM51 gene encoding transmembrane protein 51, with the translated sequence MMAQSKANGSHYALTAIGLGMLVLGVIMAMWNLVPGFSATEKPTAQGNKTEIGSGILKSKTFSVAYVLVGAGVMLLLLSICLSIRDKRKQRRGEELAHIQHPGVEPQAHEEDSQEEEEASSRYYVPSYEEVMSTNYSEVREPDQTPRMSMSLPSYESLTGLDETRPTTTRADVETGPGNPPDRQNSKLAKRLKPLKVRRIKSEKLHLKDFRINLPDKNVPPPSIEPLTPPPQYDEVQEKAPNSRPPD